A single region of the Thermoleophilum album genome encodes:
- the thrB gene encoding homoserine kinase — MALHRKRVVRAPASSANLGAGYDVLAVSLSPVLELEVEETGAFSVEADLPDVPLDRTNLCVQAFERLHPADRFAFRIRSQIPPAAGLGSSAAAIVAGLAAADHMFELDADLFALATEIEGHPDNVAAAVYGGFVVCGPERVARIAPPPELEAVIAIPPQTVPTAAARRAIPAEIPLADCVHNIAATAQLVLGLERGDLSLVAAALADRIHQPRRQHLYPRSLELVAAARTLGALGATISGAGPTVLLWCEWQQTGRVVERARARFPDFDVRRVNFSDHGVDVRAL, encoded by the coding sequence TCGCCGGTGCTCGAGCTCGAGGTCGAGGAGACCGGCGCCTTCTCGGTCGAGGCCGACCTTCCCGACGTTCCTCTTGACCGCACGAACCTCTGCGTGCAGGCGTTCGAGCGGCTCCATCCTGCCGATCGCTTCGCGTTCCGCATCCGCTCGCAGATCCCGCCCGCCGCCGGCCTCGGCTCGAGCGCGGCCGCGATCGTCGCCGGTTTGGCGGCGGCCGACCACATGTTCGAGCTCGACGCCGACCTCTTCGCCCTCGCCACCGAGATCGAGGGGCATCCCGACAACGTCGCCGCCGCGGTCTACGGGGGCTTTGTTGTGTGCGGGCCCGAGCGCGTGGCACGGATCGCGCCGCCGCCCGAGCTCGAGGCGGTGATCGCGATACCGCCGCAGACGGTGCCGACCGCCGCGGCGCGGCGCGCGATCCCGGCCGAGATCCCGCTGGCCGACTGTGTCCACAACATCGCCGCTACAGCCCAGCTGGTGCTCGGGCTCGAGCGGGGCGATCTCTCGCTCGTCGCTGCCGCGCTCGCCGACCGCATCCACCAGCCGCGCCGCCAGCACCTCTACCCACGCTCGCTCGAACTCGTCGCTGCTGCGCGCACGCTCGGTGCGCTCGGCGCGACGATCTCGGGGGCGGGTCCCACCGTCCTGCTTTGGTGCGAGTGGCAGCAGACCGGGCGGGTGGTCGAGCGAGCGCGGGCGCGCTTTCCCGACTTCGACGTGCGCCGCGTCAACTTCAGCGACCACGGCGTCGACGTGCGCGCGCTCTGA